In the genome of Flavobacterium panacagri, one region contains:
- the recQ gene encoding DNA helicase RecQ translates to MTSEILHATLKENFGFEKFRPNQENIISTILSGQDALAIMPTGGGKSICFQLPALILPGITIVISPLIALMKDQVDSLKTNGIAACYINSSQSSQEQQYYIDNLKSNHFKLVYIAPESLSYLDMAFNELTISLIAIDEAHCISSWGHDFRPAYTNLGYLKSRFPSTPVLALTATADKATRTDITKQLNLKKPKTFIASFDRKNLSLEVRPALDRVKQIIDFVEDKPNESGIIYCLSRKTTEELAEKLKKNGITAKAYHAGLDNDTRAKTQDQFINDDCQVVCATIAFGMGIDKSNVRWVIHYNLPKNIEGYYQEIGRAGRDGLPAETILFESYADVIQLQKFASEGLNADIQLAKLDRMKQYADAVSCRRKILLSYFGELVTENCGNCDICKNPPTFFDGTILAQKALSAITRLKESEPLAVIVDFLRGSRNAYIYEKNYQELKTYGIGGDVSWYDWNQYLIQLINLGYCEIAFHQHNKILLTPFAKKVLFEGEKVKLTTVVKKVIEKAEAKEIKTRAVKNSLFETLRKLRYEIAKEEEVPAYVIFSDASLRQMEILKPMSDEEFLAVEGVGKAKLEKYGDDFIKAIIEFERNKSVVKKEKKDSTYSKTLELFQSGISVKEIAEQRNLGETTIISHLAKLYVDGNDIDLNQFVSEDEILKIEKAQIELEKPEALRPYFEYFEEKMSYDKIRFGLAFLERKHQKA, encoded by the coding sequence TATGTTTTCAGCTTCCGGCTTTAATATTACCTGGAATTACAATTGTAATTTCTCCTCTGATTGCTTTAATGAAAGATCAGGTTGATAGTTTAAAAACTAATGGAATAGCAGCTTGTTATATTAATAGTTCGCAATCTTCTCAAGAGCAGCAGTATTATATTGATAATTTAAAATCAAATCATTTTAAATTAGTTTATATCGCTCCCGAAAGTTTATCTTATTTGGATATGGCTTTTAATGAATTGACAATTAGCTTGATCGCAATTGATGAAGCACACTGTATTTCCTCTTGGGGACATGACTTCAGGCCGGCTTATACCAATTTAGGTTATTTAAAAAGCCGCTTCCCTTCTACTCCTGTTTTGGCCTTAACAGCTACAGCTGACAAAGCTACTCGTACAGATATTACAAAACAATTGAATCTTAAAAAACCGAAAACTTTTATTGCTTCTTTTGATCGAAAAAACCTAAGTTTAGAAGTACGTCCAGCTTTAGATCGAGTTAAGCAAATAATTGATTTTGTAGAAGATAAACCTAATGAATCTGGGATTATTTATTGTCTAAGCCGTAAAACAACTGAAGAACTTGCTGAAAAATTAAAGAAAAATGGCATTACCGCCAAAGCTTATCATGCTGGTTTAGATAATGATACACGAGCTAAAACTCAGGATCAGTTTATTAATGACGATTGTCAGGTTGTTTGTGCGACTATTGCTTTTGGAATGGGAATTGACAAATCAAATGTACGCTGGGTCATTCATTATAATCTCCCAAAGAATATTGAAGGTTATTATCAGGAAATCGGCAGAGCTGGTCGTGATGGCCTTCCCGCAGAAACCATTCTATTTGAAAGTTATGCTGATGTAATTCAGCTTCAGAAATTTGCTTCAGAGGGATTAAACGCAGATATCCAACTGGCAAAATTGGATCGTATGAAACAATATGCAGATGCTGTCAGCTGTCGCAGAAAAATTTTGCTTTCTTATTTTGGAGAACTGGTAACTGAAAATTGCGGAAACTGCGATATTTGCAAAAATCCTCCAACTTTTTTCGATGGAACGATTCTAGCGCAGAAAGCATTATCTGCTATTACACGTTTAAAAGAATCTGAACCTTTAGCTGTTATTGTAGACTTTCTAAGAGGCTCGAGAAATGCGTATATCTACGAAAAAAATTATCAAGAGCTAAAAACGTATGGAATTGGCGGTGATGTATCTTGGTATGACTGGAATCAATATTTAATTCAATTAATAAATTTAGGATATTGCGAAATTGCCTTTCATCAGCATAATAAAATATTGCTTACTCCTTTTGCCAAAAAAGTTTTATTTGAGGGTGAAAAAGTAAAGCTCACAACAGTCGTTAAAAAAGTTATTGAAAAAGCAGAAGCTAAAGAGATTAAAACTAGAGCAGTTAAAAATTCTTTATTTGAAACACTTCGCAAATTGCGTTACGAAATTGCAAAAGAAGAAGAAGTTCCAGCTTATGTTATTTTTAGTGATGCCTCTTTACGTCAAATGGAAATTTTAAAACCAATGAGTGATGAAGAGTTTCTTGCTGTTGAAGGTGTTGGAAAAGCAAAATTGGAAAAATATGGAGACGATTTCATCAAAGCTATTATTGAATTTGAAAGAAATAAATCGGTTGTTAAAAAAGAGAAAAAAGACAGTACATATTCGAAAACATTAGAATTATTTCAAAGCGGAATTTCTGTAAAAGAAATTGCAGAACAACGAAATCTAGGAGAAACTACAATTATTTCTCATTTAGCTAAATTATACGTTGACGGAAATGACATCGATTTAAATCAATTTGTTTCTGAAGATGAAATTTTGAAAATTGAAAAAGCTCAGATAGAATTGGAGAAGCCTGAAGCACTAAGACCGTACTTTGAATATTTTGAAGAAAAAATGTCTTATGATAAAATTCGATTTGGATTGGCGTTTTTAGAAAGAAAACACCAAAAAGCTTAA
- a CDS encoding DinB family protein has protein sequence MNVSDILENEYSGHFGTYLKQAGDGKLIEELEISLHEFIRFVQNIPMDKFDYRYAEGKWTIKEIIQHVIDTERIFAYRALRFSRNDKTPLPSFEEQDYADNTDANSRHLQDLLTELSAVRHSNMLFYKSLSDDQLKRIGTASGNQISVRALGFIIIGHQKHHQKVFEERYL, from the coding sequence ATGAATGTCAGCGATATTTTAGAAAATGAATACTCAGGCCATTTCGGAACTTATCTGAAACAAGCGGGTGACGGAAAATTGATTGAAGAATTGGAAATCTCTCTGCATGAATTTATCCGATTTGTTCAAAATATTCCAATGGATAAATTTGATTATCGTTACGCAGAAGGAAAATGGACTATTAAAGAAATAATCCAGCATGTCATTGATACTGAACGCATTTTTGCTTACAGAGCTTTGCGTTTTTCAAGAAATGATAAGACGCCATTACCAAGTTTTGAAGAACAAGATTATGCAGATAATACCGATGCTAATTCAAGACATCTACAGGATTTGTTAACGGAGCTTTCTGCTGTAAGACATTCTAATATGTTGTTTTATAAAAGTTTATCTGACGATCAACTCAAAAGAATAGGAACTGCCTCTGGTAATCAAATTTCTGTTCGAGCTTTAGGTTTTATTATAATTGGACACCAAAAACATCATCAAAAAGTTTTTGAAGAGAGATATTTATAA